Proteins from a genomic interval of Microbacterium esteraromaticum:
- a CDS encoding FKBP-type peptidyl-prolyl cis-trans isomerase, protein MRLRPLAVVSTIAVSALMLAGCAGDPEASPSEDASANPDLCAQVAAPGAVSDSVTIEGEFGTPSEATFELAQELTELQRTVVSEGDGDAISEGDLVSYALSVFDATSGERVVDIGYAEGEALPQDVLANPTLTQVIGCANVGSRLSVAFPAENGAPGQVYILDILQTVPTSAWGETKAAVEGMPEVTLAADGEPDIAIPDGDAPTELQVAVLKEGDGAAVADGDTTLLHYYGVDWESGESFDSSWSRGAPISIPGNTYVPGFVEALAGQKVGSQVLVVIPPALGYGEDPEAHDLGGKTLVFVIDILATQHAPAAQ, encoded by the coding sequence GTGCGCCTGCGCCCCCTTGCCGTTGTATCCACCATCGCCGTGTCGGCGCTGATGCTCGCTGGTTGCGCCGGCGACCCCGAGGCATCGCCCTCGGAGGACGCGAGTGCGAATCCGGACCTGTGCGCGCAGGTCGCCGCACCTGGCGCCGTTTCGGACAGCGTCACGATCGAGGGCGAGTTCGGCACGCCGTCAGAGGCGACCTTCGAACTCGCCCAGGAACTGACAGAGCTGCAGCGCACCGTCGTCAGCGAGGGCGACGGCGACGCGATCTCAGAGGGCGACCTCGTCAGCTACGCGCTCAGCGTGTTCGACGCGACGTCGGGCGAGCGGGTTGTCGACATCGGATACGCCGAGGGTGAGGCGCTGCCGCAGGACGTGCTGGCCAACCCCACCCTGACGCAGGTGATCGGTTGCGCCAACGTGGGCTCGCGCCTGTCCGTGGCCTTCCCCGCAGAGAACGGTGCACCGGGTCAGGTGTACATCCTCGACATCCTGCAGACCGTTCCCACCTCGGCGTGGGGCGAGACCAAGGCCGCCGTCGAGGGGATGCCCGAGGTGACGCTCGCCGCAGACGGTGAGCCCGACATCGCCATTCCGGACGGCGACGCTCCCACTGAGCTGCAGGTCGCCGTGCTCAAGGAGGGGGATGGCGCCGCCGTCGCCGACGGCGACACGACCCTGCTGCACTACTACGGTGTGGACTGGGAGAGCGGCGAGAGCTTCGACTCCTCCTGGTCGCGCGGCGCGCCGATCTCGATCCCCGGCAACACCTACGTCCCCGGTTTCGTCGAGGCGCTGGCCGGGCAGAAGGTCGGTTCCCAGGTGCTCGTCGTCATTCCGCCGGCACTCGGCTACGGCGAAGACCCCGAGGCG